One Methylobacterium sp. 77 DNA window includes the following coding sequences:
- a CDS encoding biotin/lipoate--protein ligase family protein: MAPSPDDTAPPKLALPPVFSLLVSAGPTSAFDAACRHASSGEATGLLVWRRDAAILDLAVILAPDEPLATARRAFFAGIVALAEAIGAHGPPEIPVTFDWPDTVRFDGARLGGGRLGWPATCGEGDVPDWLVFSTMIIASKAQAGDPGLTPDSTSLANEGFAQDDDHASVVESFARHLMKAFALWEEDGFEAIERRYLSRLVDGGRSARIDRNGDLIDDDGTRRSLVSGLAGMSWRDPLTDEPLL; the protein is encoded by the coding sequence ATGGCGCCGAGCCCCGACGACACCGCCCCTCCGAAGCTGGCATTGCCGCCGGTCTTCTCGCTTCTGGTTTCCGCCGGGCCTACGAGCGCATTCGATGCGGCCTGCCGCCATGCGAGTTCCGGAGAGGCGACCGGGCTTCTGGTCTGGCGCCGCGACGCCGCCATTCTCGATCTCGCCGTGATCCTGGCGCCGGACGAACCGTTGGCGACCGCGCGCCGTGCCTTCTTTGCCGGCATCGTGGCTCTGGCCGAGGCCATCGGCGCACATGGGCCACCTGAAATTCCGGTGACATTCGACTGGCCCGACACGGTCCGTTTCGATGGCGCGCGCCTCGGCGGGGGACGTCTCGGATGGCCGGCGACCTGCGGAGAAGGCGACGTGCCGGACTGGCTCGTCTTCTCCACCATGATCATCGCCTCGAAGGCCCAGGCCGGCGACCCTGGGCTGACGCCGGATTCGACCTCCCTCGCGAACGAAGGCTTCGCGCAAGACGATGACCACGCCAGCGTCGTCGAGAGCTTCGCCCGTCACCTGATGAAGGCTTTCGCCCTGTGGGAGGAGGATGGGTTCGAGGCCATCGAACGGCGCTACCTGTCGCGATTGGTCGATGGCGGCCGATCCGCGAGGATCGACAGGAATGGCGACCTGATCGATGACGACGGTACGCGTCGCTCCCTCGTATCGGGGCTTGCCGGGATGTCCTGGCGCGATCCGCTCACCGATGAACCACTTTTGTGA
- a CDS encoding 4Fe-4S dicluster domain-containing protein has product MAIGKACGGRLQTAEQLCGREIGRFGEALAQGGPVTVSCTLQAPLFTDVAAEAGADALVTYANIRETAGWSSNSAEAAPKIAALLAAAAEVAPAPGTVAMVSQGVALILGRDEVAIEAGRRLADHLDVTVLLSRPRDVAVPRRHEFPILQGSVVSAIGHLGAFSLRIDDYAVPSPSSRRSLEFGPSRNGATSTCDVVLDLTGGMPLFPAHDLRSGYVRADPGDPASVERAIFTISHLVGEFEKARFVDFQADLCAHSRSRITGCTRCLDVCPTGAIAPAGDHVTIDPYICAGCGSCASVCPTGAAAYALPPADALMRRLRTLMRAYHEAGGRNGVVLLHDAEHGEPLIEALARYGDGLPANVLPVAVNEVTQLGPEAAAALLAYGAVGVRLLVRDRPKHDIAPLRRMATLADTLGKALGYGAADGSPLVALIETDDPDMLATALSSGTVGTPAPIPAAFMPVGPKRHVLQFAFREMHVAAPAPVALVPLEGGAPFGGLDFRTEDCTLCLACVGTCPTHALSDSQDRPLLAFEESLCVQCGLCVATCPENVITLKPQVDFAAWSQPRRIVKEEEPFDCVSCGKPFGTRSTIERVIEKLHGRHWMFRGSAGESRIRTLMMCDTCRVEAVVNEAFDPHTVPERSKPLTSEDYFRARETRGDGGA; this is encoded by the coding sequence ATGGCGATCGGCAAGGCGTGCGGCGGGCGTTTGCAGACCGCCGAGCAATTGTGCGGGCGTGAGATCGGGCGGTTCGGGGAGGCCTTGGCGCAGGGCGGGCCGGTCACCGTCTCCTGCACCTTGCAGGCGCCGCTGTTCACCGACGTCGCTGCCGAGGCGGGGGCGGATGCCCTGGTGACCTACGCCAATATCCGCGAGACTGCGGGCTGGTCCAGCAACTCGGCCGAAGCGGCACCGAAGATTGCGGCACTCTTAGCCGCAGCAGCGGAGGTTGCGCCGGCGCCGGGCACCGTGGCGATGGTCAGCCAGGGCGTTGCCCTCATCCTCGGACGCGACGAGGTTGCGATCGAGGCCGGGCGCCGGCTCGCGGACCATCTCGACGTGACCGTGCTGCTGAGCCGACCGCGAGACGTTGCGGTGCCCCGCAGGCACGAGTTTCCCATCCTCCAGGGCAGCGTCGTGTCGGCCATTGGCCATCTCGGCGCTTTCTCCCTGCGCATCGACGATTACGCCGTGCCGAGCCCATCGTCGCGTCGCTCGTTGGAATTCGGTCCATCCCGCAACGGAGCGACCTCCACCTGCGACGTGGTCCTCGATCTGACGGGCGGGATGCCTCTATTTCCCGCCCACGACCTTCGCAGCGGCTATGTGCGGGCCGATCCCGGCGACCCTGCCTCGGTGGAGCGGGCGATCTTCACGATCTCCCACCTCGTCGGCGAGTTCGAGAAGGCGCGGTTCGTCGATTTTCAGGCGGATCTGTGCGCCCATTCCCGCTCACGCATCACCGGATGCACGCGCTGCCTCGATGTCTGTCCAACCGGGGCGATCGCGCCTGCCGGCGATCACGTGACGATCGATCCCTATATCTGCGCCGGCTGCGGCTCCTGCGCCTCAGTCTGTCCGACCGGGGCTGCCGCCTACGCGCTGCCACCCGCCGATGCCCTGATGCGGCGCCTGCGCACCCTGATGCGAGCCTACCATGAGGCCGGCGGCCGGAACGGGGTGGTACTCCTTCACGATGCCGAGCATGGCGAACCGCTGATCGAGGCGCTGGCACGCTACGGCGACGGGCTTCCGGCCAATGTGCTGCCGGTGGCCGTCAACGAGGTGACGCAGCTCGGCCCCGAAGCCGCCGCCGCCCTCCTCGCCTACGGTGCGGTGGGCGTCCGCCTCCTCGTTCGCGACCGCCCCAAGCATGACATTGCGCCGCTTCGGCGTATGGCGACGCTGGCCGATACCCTGGGCAAAGCCCTTGGCTACGGCGCTGCAGATGGCTCGCCGTTGGTCGCCCTGATCGAGACCGACGACCCGGACATGCTTGCCACCGCGCTCTCATCCGGCACCGTCGGCACCCCCGCGCCGATCCCGGCCGCGTTCATGCCCGTGGGACCGAAGCGTCACGTTCTGCAGTTCGCCTTCCGCGAGATGCACGTCGCCGCTCCAGCGCCCGTCGCACTCGTCCCCTTGGAGGGCGGAGCGCCGTTCGGCGGGCTCGACTTCAGGACCGAGGACTGCACTTTGTGCCTTGCCTGCGTCGGCACCTGCCCGACCCATGCGCTGAGCGACAGCCAGGACCGGCCACTCCTCGCCTTCGAGGAAAGCCTGTGCGTGCAATGCGGACTTTGCGTTGCCACCTGCCCGGAAAACGTCATCACGCTGAAGCCACAGGTGGATTTCGCCGCTTGGAGCCAGCCGCGCCGCATCGTCAAAGAGGAAGAGCCGTTCGACTGCGTTTCCTGTGGTAAGCCGTTCGGCACGCGCAGCACGATCGAGCGGGTCATCGAGAAGCTTCATGGGCGCCACTGGATGTTCAGGGGCAGTGCCGGCGAGTCCCGAATCCGCACTCTCATGATGTGCGACACCTGTCGCGTCGAGGCCGTCGTGAACGAGGCCTTCGATCCGCACACGGTGCCCGAACGATCCAAGCCGCTCACCTCGGAGGATTATTTCCGCGCCCGTGAGACGCGGGGGGACGGCGGCGCCTGA
- a CDS encoding c-type cytochrome, which translates to MALSDGIPAWGQLRGHGGPVRALAVAPDGRIAISGGFDQSAILWGIDQGVALAILRFHDGAVNAVAALQDGRFATASEDGRIALWQAGRSEPVEIFSDHAGPIVSLAISPDGTSLASASWDGTAHVRPLSGGPVRVLQGHAGNVNAVAFLADGRPVTGGYDATLRIWPLVDAADPPLVVQLPSPINSVVVMSDGEIAAAGADSIVRFLAADGSIRASVDLATNPVIGLASSPDGQRVAAATVAGTVAMIHRLTAKVEFNLVGPGLPVWSLAFRPDGTELLTGGGDRLLRRWDAKSGEPIGPLAMVRPADSLAAYKGDRGAEVFRACVACHTLTPEDGNRAGPTLSGVFGRRIATADGYNFSQALKNLDIVWDARTISKLFEIGPSRYTPGTKMPEQTINNADDREALVRFLERATKTQSPRVGIRRRRPPASHGRGNNPPR; encoded by the coding sequence CTGGCCCTTTCTGATGGGATTCCTGCCTGGGGTCAGCTCCGAGGCCATGGCGGCCCGGTGCGGGCTCTCGCCGTCGCCCCGGACGGACGTATCGCGATCTCCGGCGGGTTCGACCAATCGGCTATCCTTTGGGGGATCGACCAGGGAGTCGCGCTCGCGATCTTGCGCTTTCACGATGGTGCGGTGAATGCCGTCGCTGCCCTTCAGGATGGCCGTTTCGCCACGGCGAGCGAGGACGGACGCATCGCCCTATGGCAGGCGGGGCGCTCCGAGCCCGTTGAAATCTTCTCCGATCATGCCGGGCCAATCGTGTCCCTGGCGATCTCGCCGGATGGAACGAGCCTCGCTTCGGCCTCCTGGGATGGAACCGCGCATGTCCGACCCCTGTCCGGAGGCCCGGTCCGGGTGCTTCAAGGACATGCCGGCAACGTCAATGCCGTAGCATTCCTCGCCGATGGGCGACCGGTGACGGGCGGCTATGACGCAACCTTGCGGATATGGCCGCTCGTCGATGCCGCGGATCCTCCGCTCGTCGTCCAATTGCCGTCGCCGATCAACAGCGTCGTCGTGATGAGCGACGGAGAGATCGCTGCAGCCGGAGCGGACAGCATCGTGCGCTTCCTGGCCGCGGACGGATCCATCCGCGCATCGGTCGATCTCGCCACGAACCCGGTCATCGGCCTCGCGTCGTCGCCTGATGGCCAGCGGGTAGCGGCCGCCACTGTCGCGGGCACCGTCGCCATGATCCATCGGCTGACGGCCAAGGTCGAGTTCAATCTTGTTGGACCCGGGCTTCCGGTCTGGTCTCTCGCCTTCCGGCCCGATGGAACCGAGCTGCTTACCGGCGGTGGCGACAGGCTGTTACGCCGCTGGGATGCGAAGTCCGGCGAGCCGATCGGGCCGCTGGCGATGGTGCGACCGGCGGATTCACTCGCCGCTTACAAGGGAGATCGCGGCGCCGAGGTCTTTCGCGCCTGCGTCGCCTGCCACACCCTGACGCCGGAAGACGGCAACCGCGCTGGTCCCACCCTGAGCGGTGTGTTCGGCCGTCGCATTGCCACCGCCGACGGCTACAATTTCTCGCAAGCCCTGAAGAACCTCGACATCGTCTGGGACGCGCGGACCATCTCGAAGCTCTTCGAGATCGGTCCGTCGCGCTACACGCCCGGCACCAAGATGCCCGAGCAGACGATCAACAACGCGGATGATCGCGAGGCTCTCGTACGGTTTCTGGAGAGGGCAACGAAAACGCAGTCACCGCGAGTTGGGATCAGGCGCCGCCGTCCCCCCGCGTCTCACGGGCGCGGAAATAATCCTCCGAGGTGA
- a CDS encoding molybdopterin-binding protein: MSIRSATSALMPLTEALARLLVAAPVPSSLVLVGEAVGLVLADDVAAATEFPITASARRDGWAVAGADVTGASAYAPVGLLSAPRWVEAGDGMPLGTDTVLPPEALDTSGEIVADAALGEGVSRGGQEIAHDDLLARSGLRLTPLGAVALEAAGIRKVAIRRPHILVIGIGDGPSSSVADAVAAWAVAAGGRVTRGRSARDMESIARAMTVELADAMFVVGGTGLGRTDHSAAALARRGRLDAHGIALRPGESTGFGWLGTVPTLLLPGRPDSALAAFLALGRPLLARLSGMMVSTRPKAPLSRKISSSIGMTEIVFARLSNGIVEPLGGADLPLRRLILAEGAVLVPPEREGYPEGELVEIIPL; the protein is encoded by the coding sequence ATGTCGATCCGGTCCGCCACCTCGGCCTTGATGCCCCTCACTGAGGCGTTGGCTCGGCTTCTCGTCGCCGCGCCCGTTCCTTCTTCTCTCGTGCTGGTGGGGGAGGCCGTCGGCCTCGTTCTCGCTGACGATGTCGCCGCAGCGACGGAGTTTCCGATCACTGCGAGCGCCCGAAGGGACGGCTGGGCCGTAGCCGGCGCGGACGTGACCGGTGCTTCAGCCTACGCACCCGTCGGCCTCCTCTCAGCGCCTCGATGGGTGGAGGCCGGCGACGGGATGCCGCTCGGCACCGATACGGTGCTGCCTCCGGAAGCGCTCGATACTTCGGGTGAGATCGTCGCCGACGCCGCATTGGGGGAAGGAGTCTCCCGTGGCGGTCAGGAGATCGCGCACGACGATCTACTGGCGCGGTCCGGATTGCGGCTGACACCACTCGGTGCCGTCGCGCTCGAAGCCGCCGGGATCCGCAAAGTCGCGATACGGAGGCCGCATATCTTGGTCATCGGAATTGGCGACGGGCCTTCGTCTTCGGTCGCCGACGCGGTCGCTGCATGGGCTGTCGCCGCCGGAGGGCGGGTCACACGGGGCCGCTCGGCCCGTGACATGGAGTCGATCGCCCGGGCGATGACGGTCGAGCTCGCTGACGCGATGTTCGTCGTCGGCGGAACCGGACTCGGCCGAACGGACCACAGCGCGGCCGCTCTCGCGAGAAGGGGCCGCCTCGATGCGCACGGAATCGCGCTGCGTCCGGGAGAAAGCACTGGTTTTGGCTGGCTCGGAACGGTTCCGACTCTGCTGCTACCAGGTCGGCCGGATTCCGCCCTCGCCGCCTTTCTCGCCCTCGGGCGTCCGTTGCTGGCACGGTTATCGGGGATGATGGTATCCACCCGCCCGAAAGCGCCGCTCTCCCGAAAAATCTCCTCAAGCATCGGAATGACCGAGATCGTCTTCGCAAGGCTGTCGAACGGCATCGTCGAGCCCCTCGGCGGCGCGGATCTGCCGCTGCGGCGACTGATCCTCGCAGAGGGCGCGGTTCTGGTGCCGCCGGAGCGGGAAGGCTATCCCGAGGGAGAACTGGTCGAGATCATACCTCTGTGA
- a CDS encoding molybdopterin biosynthesis protein, giving the protein MSRNEGSETTEDFLAKLSRAARQEQFLHVVSRDEAVSRFRAAIPHASLSAEIVPLVGALGRVLARDIASPIDVPPFDRALVDGFALRSSDTLGASQAEPRRLGLNHEILACGVAPRHAVDPGTATAIATGGVIPRGADAVVMVESTEIASGDGPLAIDLDRTASPGQFVGYAGSDMARGETVLRKGMVITAREIGILAACGLGEIELVRRPRIAVLSTGDELVAPGKPLPPAGIYDSNSAIVAASVTENGGVPVPYGIIRDDEDALEAAIRKALSECDVVVLSGGTSKGAGDVSHRILSRLGEPGILVHGVALKPGKPLCLAEAQGKAIVVLPGFPTSAIFTFHEFAVPLIRALAGLPPRDEESVDAVLPQRMASELGRMEFVMASLAHGREAPVAVPLSKGSGSVTAFSQADGFFAIPAPRSGMEAGERVSLTRIGAGTRAPDLTIVGSHCIGLDAIVGRLAERGVRARTIWVGSSGGLASLKRGECDIASMHLLDLKTGFYNTPFLIPTLRLAPGWKRMQGVVFRSGDRRFEGRDAASAVSALVDDPDAIMVNRNTGSGTRLLIDGVLDGARPPGFWNQPRSHNAVAAAVAQGRADWGIAIESVARTYGLGFLPLTNEHYDFAYAAERADEPALAGFLSVLAEPETRAALAKLGFSVPEAAS; this is encoded by the coding sequence GTGAGCCGCAACGAAGGATCCGAGACGACGGAGGATTTCCTGGCGAAGCTGTCGCGCGCAGCGCGCCAGGAGCAATTCCTCCACGTGGTGAGCCGGGACGAGGCCGTCTCGCGGTTTCGCGCCGCCATCCCGCATGCTTCACTCTCCGCTGAGATCGTACCGCTCGTCGGAGCACTCGGCCGTGTGCTGGCGAGGGACATCGCCTCGCCGATCGACGTGCCGCCCTTCGATCGGGCTCTCGTGGACGGGTTTGCGCTTCGTTCGTCGGACACGCTCGGCGCGAGCCAGGCGGAGCCGCGTCGACTCGGCCTCAACCACGAGATCCTCGCCTGCGGTGTCGCGCCCCGACATGCCGTCGACCCCGGTACGGCGACGGCCATCGCCACGGGCGGCGTCATCCCGCGCGGCGCCGATGCGGTGGTGATGGTGGAGTCGACCGAGATCGCTTCCGGTGACGGGCCTTTGGCGATCGACCTCGATCGGACGGCCTCACCCGGCCAGTTCGTCGGCTATGCCGGTTCAGACATGGCGCGCGGCGAGACGGTGCTGCGCAAGGGCATGGTCATCACGGCGCGAGAGATCGGCATCCTCGCCGCCTGCGGCCTCGGTGAGATTGAATTGGTGCGTCGGCCCAGAATCGCCGTCCTCTCCACCGGCGACGAGTTGGTGGCTCCCGGCAAGCCTCTGCCACCCGCCGGCATCTACGATTCGAACAGCGCCATCGTGGCCGCTTCGGTGACCGAGAATGGCGGCGTACCCGTCCCCTACGGCATCATCCGGGATGACGAGGACGCCCTCGAAGCGGCGATCCGAAAGGCGCTGTCGGAGTGCGATGTGGTCGTCCTTTCCGGCGGTACATCGAAGGGCGCCGGGGACGTTTCACACCGCATCCTCTCGCGCCTCGGCGAGCCCGGCATCCTCGTCCACGGCGTCGCTCTGAAACCGGGCAAGCCCCTTTGCCTCGCCGAGGCGCAGGGCAAGGCCATCGTCGTCCTGCCGGGCTTTCCAACTTCGGCGATATTCACCTTCCACGAGTTCGCAGTGCCGCTGATAAGGGCGCTTGCGGGGCTTCCGCCGCGCGACGAGGAGAGCGTCGACGCGGTGCTGCCCCAGCGCATGGCCTCCGAGCTCGGGCGGATGGAGTTCGTCATGGCCTCCCTCGCCCATGGGCGGGAGGCGCCCGTCGCCGTCCCGTTGTCCAAAGGCTCCGGCTCAGTGACCGCCTTCTCGCAAGCCGACGGTTTCTTCGCCATTCCCGCCCCACGGTCGGGCATGGAAGCCGGAGAACGGGTGAGCCTCACCCGGATCGGAGCGGGCACACGCGCGCCCGACCTCACCATCGTCGGAAGCCACTGCATCGGGCTCGATGCAATCGTCGGACGATTGGCAGAGCGCGGCGTCCGGGCGCGCACCATCTGGGTCGGATCGTCAGGCGGCCTCGCCTCCCTGAAGCGGGGCGAATGCGACATCGCCTCGATGCATCTCCTCGACCTCAAGACAGGCTTCTACAACACGCCGTTCCTGATCCCGACCTTGAGACTCGCCCCCGGCTGGAAACGGATGCAAGGGGTGGTGTTCCGCTCCGGTGACAGGCGGTTCGAGGGACGGGACGCGGCGAGCGCGGTCTCAGCCCTTGTCGACGATCCCGATGCGATCATGGTGAACCGCAACACCGGATCGGGCACGCGACTCCTGATCGACGGAGTGCTGGACGGCGCCCGCCCGCCGGGTTTCTGGAACCAGCCGCGCTCGCACAACGCCGTCGCCGCCGCCGTGGCGCAGGGCCGGGCCGACTGGGGCATCGCCATCGAGAGCGTCGCTCGTACCTATGGCCTCGGCTTCCTGCCGCTCACGAACGAGCATTACGATTTCGCCTATGCCGCCGAGCGGGCTGACGAGCCGGCATTGGCCGGTTTCCTTTCCGTCCTTGCCGAGCCGGAAACCCGGGCGGCCCTGGCCAAACTGGGGTTTTCGGTGCCCGAGGCGGCGTCATGA
- the mobB gene encoding molybdopterin-guanine dinucleotide biosynthesis protein B has protein sequence MTERAMRVIGLAGWSGAGKTTLLTKLIPTLIARGLTVSTVKHAHHAFDVDQPGKDSYRHREAGASEVLISSAARWVMMHEARDGVEATLSDLLRRLSPCDLVLVEGFKREGHLKLEIYRKANGRPPLHPDDKGIVALASDTAFPDAGIPVIDLDDVSGIATLVESLAEPIDAVLTRFEGDGSAD, from the coding sequence ATGACGGAGCGTGCAATGCGGGTCATCGGCCTCGCCGGATGGAGCGGGGCGGGCAAGACGACGCTTCTCACCAAGCTCATCCCCACCCTGATCGCCCGCGGATTGACGGTCTCGACCGTCAAGCACGCGCATCACGCGTTCGACGTGGACCAGCCGGGAAAGGATTCGTACCGGCATCGCGAGGCGGGCGCATCCGAAGTGCTGATTTCGTCCGCCGCCCGCTGGGTAATGATGCACGAGGCACGTGACGGTGTCGAAGCGACGCTTTCCGACCTGCTGCGGCGCCTCAGCCCGTGCGACCTCGTCCTGGTCGAGGGGTTCAAGCGAGAAGGACATCTGAAGCTCGAGATCTATCGGAAGGCCAATGGGCGCCCACCATTGCATCCGGACGACAAAGGGATCGTCGCCCTCGCCAGCGACACAGCATTTCCCGATGCCGGCATCCCGGTGATCGATCTCGACGACGTCTCAGGAATTGCGACCCTCGTCGAATCCCTGGCGGAACCGATCGACGCCGTCCTGACGAGGTTCGAGGGCGATGGCTCAGCTGACTGA
- the glp gene encoding gephyrin-like molybdotransferase Glp, with the protein MAQLTDDCFAFGGQLMSVDDALALIAERLPVLAGIEHVPLHEADGRIAAEDVIAGIDIPPFDNSAVDGYAVRYADLASTGETRLSVEGRIAAGESGPEMREAPAAVRIFTGARMPGGADTVFMQEDVALDGTDVILPSGLKCGANRRLAGEDVARGSTVIVAGRRLSPMDLAIAAAIGRSSLAVRRRLRVAVFSTGNELAEPGASLAPGAIHDSNRVMLIAILKRIGAEVSDLGILRDDRTLLAARLAEAASAHDLILTSGGVSTGEEDHVKPAVESVGSLVFWRLGIKPGRPVAMGIVQGTPFVGLPGNPVAVYVTLLFVVRPLLARLGGENFAAPLGIPVRSSFAYRKKVGRREYVRISLRRSADGGLEAVKFPRDGAGVLTSLTDSDGLAALGDDVTRIEPGDMMEVYLHALLYG; encoded by the coding sequence ATGGCTCAGCTGACTGACGATTGCTTCGCCTTCGGCGGACAATTGATGAGCGTGGACGATGCGCTGGCGCTCATCGCGGAGCGGCTGCCCGTGCTCGCCGGGATCGAGCACGTACCGCTTCATGAGGCGGATGGGCGCATCGCGGCAGAAGACGTGATCGCTGGCATCGACATCCCGCCCTTCGATAACTCGGCCGTGGATGGCTATGCCGTGCGTTATGCCGATCTCGCCTCGACCGGCGAAACACGGTTGTCGGTCGAGGGTCGGATCGCCGCTGGCGAATCCGGCCCGGAAATGCGGGAGGCGCCGGCGGCAGTGCGTATCTTCACCGGCGCGAGAATGCCGGGCGGCGCCGACACGGTGTTCATGCAGGAGGATGTCGCTCTCGACGGCACGGATGTGATCCTCCCATCGGGCCTCAAATGCGGCGCGAACCGCAGGCTCGCGGGCGAGGATGTCGCGCGCGGCAGCACGGTCATTGTCGCCGGGCGACGGCTCTCGCCAATGGATCTCGCCATTGCCGCCGCCATCGGTCGCTCGTCGCTGGCCGTCCGCCGACGCTTGCGGGTCGCGGTGTTCTCCACCGGCAACGAGCTGGCCGAACCGGGCGCCTCTCTCGCACCGGGAGCGATCCACGATTCCAACCGGGTGATGCTCATCGCCATCCTGAAGCGCATCGGCGCCGAGGTCAGCGATCTCGGCATCCTGCGCGACGACCGCACTCTCCTCGCCGCGCGCCTCGCGGAGGCGGCATCCGCGCATGATCTCATCCTCACGTCGGGCGGCGTCTCCACCGGCGAGGAAGACCATGTGAAGCCGGCGGTGGAGAGCGTCGGCAGCCTCGTATTCTGGCGTCTGGGTATCAAGCCCGGCCGGCCGGTGGCCATGGGCATCGTGCAGGGAACGCCGTTCGTGGGATTGCCGGGCAATCCCGTCGCCGTCTACGTGACCCTGCTCTTCGTGGTCCGTCCGCTGCTCGCGCGGCTCGGCGGAGAAAACTTCGCCGCGCCGCTCGGCATTCCGGTCCGCTCGTCCTTCGCCTACCGCAAGAAGGTTGGCCGCCGGGAATACGTGCGTATCAGCCTCCGACGCTCCGCCGATGGTGGGTTGGAAGCGGTGAAGTTTCCCCGCGACGGTGCCGGCGTGCTCACCTCGCTGACGGACAGCGATGGGCTCGCCGCTCTCGGCGACGACGTGACCCGCATCGAACCGGGAGACATGATGGAAGTCTATCTCCATGCCTTGCTTTACGGGTGA